From one Microbulbifer sp. A4B17 genomic stretch:
- a CDS encoding helix-turn-helix transcriptional regulator: MNLHKDYAPLKVVSPKSEKTGVTVAFLTACVNLQSSIFAGRIEDEFKTTCAIVQRSTLSSISGIKAEYLLLDCADISSADLEQLLRDLHSLPTPPNIVLINVDQKSDIDFVLHWEKVLGLIPSECEAKVIMERLGRIFSGEYWFPRDVLHNFLRQHRKPKKWCDKASNLTQRERQILQLICDCNTNANIAETLCVSEHTVKSHLYKIYRKIGCKNRLEASSWASQNL, translated from the coding sequence ATGAATTTGCATAAGGATTATGCACCGCTAAAGGTCGTTAGCCCTAAGTCAGAAAAAACAGGGGTTACAGTTGCCTTTTTAACTGCATGCGTGAATCTACAATCCTCAATATTTGCCGGGCGGATTGAAGATGAATTTAAAACGACTTGCGCTATTGTACAGCGCTCCACGCTTTCCTCCATAAGTGGTATTAAGGCTGAATATCTTCTCCTTGATTGTGCCGATATTTCCTCCGCAGATCTTGAGCAGCTTTTGAGGGATTTACATTCCCTGCCCACTCCACCCAATATTGTGCTGATTAATGTCGACCAGAAATCGGATATTGATTTTGTTCTTCACTGGGAGAAAGTACTAGGATTAATACCTTCCGAATGTGAAGCAAAAGTCATTATGGAGAGGTTGGGTAGAATATTCTCAGGAGAGTACTGGTTCCCAAGAGATGTTCTCCATAACTTTCTCAGACAGCATAGAAAGCCAAAAAAATGGTGCGATAAGGCTTCAAATCTTACACAGAGGGAAAGGCAAATTTTGCAGTTGATCTGTGACTGTAATACCAATGCCAATATAGCCGAAACTCTGTGTGTCAGTGAGCACACAGTTAAGAGTCATCTATATAAAATATATAGAAAAATAGGCTGTAAGAATCGCCTCGAAGCCAGTAGCTGGGCCAGTCAAAACTTGTAA
- a CDS encoding CsgE family curli-type amyloid fiber assembly protein yields MKLLFLRAAVFTVALSCIVCKIHAQETDDQDGEESLLTGLVIDNTVSGIGHEFARSLSIYITTNLVGFDYNLTVHERPSARWGSVVWVTFESKQVFKTVIYPGRRKFGAIVEQAAAQINNNVRQQRLQDLLSQNIDLAGDEI; encoded by the coding sequence ATGAAATTGTTATTTTTGCGTGCAGCTGTGTTTACAGTTGCGCTTTCGTGTATCGTTTGCAAAATCCACGCTCAGGAAACGGATGATCAGGATGGAGAGGAATCCTTACTTACCGGATTAGTGATTGATAATACAGTAAGTGGCATCGGTCATGAATTTGCCAGATCTCTTTCTATTTATATTACGACTAATTTAGTGGGTTTTGATTACAACCTTACGGTACATGAGAGGCCATCCGCCAGGTGGGGCAGTGTTGTCTGGGTAACCTTTGAGAGCAAGCAGGTTTTTAAGACAGTTATTTATCCAGGGCGTAGAAAATTTGGTGCAATCGTTGAGCAGGCTGCTGCACAAATAAATAACAATGTGCGACAGCAAAGGCTGCAGGACCTTTTATCGCAAAATATTGACTTGGCGGGGGATGAAATATGA